ATCATTGATTTTTTCATTACTACAACTAACCCCCAGTTTATATGTTTAACCATTTTGTATTACAAAATTTGATGTACGGGTTGAACGATTAACGCTTATCTAACAGCCGTGAGATCGTACCTCCTGTGAATTGAACCAACTGAACCAATACAATCATCACAACAATCGCATAGATCATCACTTCAGTCTCAAAACGCTGATATCCGTAACGGATCGCAAAATCACCAACCCCGCCCCCTCCAACAACCCCCATTACGGTCGAGTAAGAGATAAAACTAATGGTGGAGGTAGTAAGTCCGAGCACTAGACCCGAACGAGCCTCTACATACAGAAACTTAAAGATCAACCCCAGCTTCGAGGCTCCCATAGACAACGCCGCTTCTATGACTCCTTTAGGAACCTCCAGCAAAGACTGCTCCACCAGACGAGAGTAATAAGCAATGGCAACAATGGATAACGGAACCGTGGCAGCCATTGTTCCAATCGCAGTTCCGACGAGGAAACGAGTGACCGGAATGAGTGCAACCACAAGCAGCAGGAATGGAAATGAACGGATAATATTTACGATGCTGTTGAGTACCAGTGACAATGTTTTGTTCTCATAGAGCTGCCCTTTTCGGCAAAAAAACAATAACGTCCCAAGCGGAAGCCCCAGCAGCAGTGCGGCACCAACAGAAATACCGACCATTATAAAAGTTTCTCCGATCGATTCCCACATTTGTGCCTGATATTGAAGTACACTATCAAACATGCGTTTCCCCCGCTTTACCCAGAATTTGATCCCGGTAAGAGCCAGTACGGACTGCAGCAGGCCGGAAATCACCATCTTGGCGTGAGAATGAATCTACGATTCGACCATTTTCCATCACCGATACGTGAGTGCATATGCTTTTGACAACATCCATCTCATGCGTAACAATCACTACCGTAACCCCAAGGCCCCCATTAATATGCTTCAGGACATCTAGAATATCCGCAGTTGTTCCTGGATCTAGTGAGGATGTTGGTTCGTCACATAGCAATAGTCCTGGACTGTTTGAAAGCGCCCGGGCGATCGCCACACGTTGTCGCTGTCCTCCACTTAGCTGTGCG
This genomic stretch from Paenibacillus sp. FSL H7-0737 harbors:
- a CDS encoding methionine ABC transporter permease — translated: MFDSVLQYQAQMWESIGETFIMVGISVGAALLLGLPLGTLLFFCRKGQLYENKTLSLVLNSIVNIIRSFPFLLLVVALIPVTRFLVGTAIGTMAATVPLSIVAIAYYSRLVEQSLLEVPKGVIEAALSMGASKLGLIFKFLYVEARSGLVLGLTTSTISFISYSTVMGVVGGGGVGDFAIRYGYQRFETEVMIYAIVVMIVLVQLVQFTGGTISRLLDKR